From Drosophila yakuba strain Tai18E2 chromosome 2L, Prin_Dyak_Tai18E2_2.1, whole genome shotgun sequence, one genomic window encodes:
- the LOC6528344 gene encoding uncharacterized protein LOC6528344 yields MVIMIFVLLLLFGVISSWATDYELMLEDPDIFSPCTEGPPGSIDARQAVNFDDLVVDQEADILRISGNVTVVWDVQPTDRITARLDFLHYNRGSWEPTVISMATQNFCSIMYDKNQYWYRYWTRYITNRHDVEKNCLRGPATVLVHEPFDLMLKLENFRGPLLRGRHKMVVLFNALDERNIPRPNPICLEIRGEPLKLN; encoded by the exons ATGGTCATCATGatatttgtgctgctgctcttATTCGGAGTGATCAGTTCCTGGGCCACTGATTACGAATTAATGCTCGAGGATCCGGACATATTTTCGCCGTGCACTGAAGGTCCGCCCGGATCCATAGACGCCCGCCAGGCAGTTAATTTTGACGATCTCGTAGTCGACCAGGAAGCGGATATACTTCGTATCTCCGGGAACGTCACTGTCGTGTGGGATGTGCAGCCCACAGATCGGATTACT GCGAGACTTGATTTCCTTCACTACAACCGCGGTTCTTGGGAGCCCACTGTTATTAGCATGGCCACCCAGAACTTTTGCTCCATCATGTACGACAAGAACCAGTATTGGTATAGATATTGGACAAGGTACATTACCAATCGCCATGATGTGGAAAAGAACTGCCTCAGAGGGCCTGCA ACCGTTTTGGTACACGAGCCCTTCGATCTCATGCTAAAACTAGAGAATTTTCGTGGACCTCTTCTTAGAGGACGACATAAAATGGTCGTATTGTTTAACGCACTAGATGAGAGGAATATACCGCGACCAAACCCAATTTGTTTGGAGATCAGAGGAGAACCTCTTAAGTTGAACTAG
- the LOC6528345 gene encoding uncharacterized protein LOC6528345, whose protein sequence is MKTLMVLILGFASSWAADYELLLEDPDIFSPCTEPPPGSIGFLDAFDIGNLVLDQDADIIHLSESITSNWDVEPTDRISARFALMHYNRGSWEPTIFSMATPDFCASMFDENQSWFKYWTKHISNRDEVMEKCFKTPGTVLNHNPFDLQLRLTDIRGATLRGRYKAVVTFEAVDERDVPRRNSICFEIRGEAEKIN, encoded by the exons ATGAAAACTCTGATGGTTCTCATACTTGGCTTTGCCAGTTCCTGGGCCGCGGACTACGAGCTGTTGCTCGAGGACCCTGATATCTTCTCACCCTGCACCGAACCGCCGCCCGGATCGATTGGATTTCTCGATGCCTTCGACATTGGCAATCTGGTGCTCGACCAGGACGCGGACATCATTCACCTGTCCGAGAGTATCACCTCAAATTGGGATGTGGAGCCCACAGATCGCATATCC GCCAGGTTTGCATTAATGCACTACAACCGCGGCAGCTGGGAACCGACTATATTTAGCATGGCCACACCGGATTTCTGCGCCTCAATGTTTGATGAGAATCAGTCATGGTTTAAGTACTGGACTAAACACATTTCGAACCGCGATGAAGTGATggaaaaatgctttaaaacaCCTGGT ACCGTTCTGAATCACAATCCATTCGATCTGCAGCTGCGTCTAACGGACATCCGTGGCGCCACTCTAAGGGGTCGATACAAAGCTGTGGTCACCTTTGAGGCTGTCGATGAGAGGGACGTACCGCGCCGTAATTCTATTTGCTTCGAAATCAGGGGAGAAGCCGaaaagataaattaa
- the LOC6528350 gene encoding uncharacterized protein LOC6528350 — translation MKATFTILVIQVICLARGIEYQLTLDDDGFLAPCENQPDNTFSLEAMLESSSLTIHNLGSKVRVEGEHKVVWKDVQPGDTLKMFGQVYRLDKGTWQKTMFSASSNNFCKNMFDKNQYWYTFWTKFINNSDEIKEKCLTTPGAVIKYKDFELDLKASLNVPNLEGRYKLVAQLEAFDKRNFKRPVSICVEYRGTVERI, via the exons ATGAAGGCTACTTTTACGATCCTGGTGATCCAAGTCATCTGTTTGGCTAGAGGGATTGAGTACCAGTTAACATTGGACGACGATGGCTTTTTAGCACCTTGCGAGAATCAGCCTGACAACACTTTTAGTTTGGAAGCGATGTTGGAAAGTTCTTCTCTTACAATACACAACCTCGGTTCTAAAGTTCGAGTTGAAGGAGAGCACAAGGTGGTCTGGAAAGATGTCCAGCCAGGAGACACATTGAAA ATGTTTGGTCAAGTCTATCGGCTGGATAAGGGCACTTGGCAGAAGACTATGTTTAGCGCCAGCTCCAATAACttttgcaaaaatatgttCGATAAGAACCAATACTGGTATACTTTCTGGACAAAGTTTATTAACAACTCCGACGAGATCAAGGAAAAGTGCTTGACCACACCGGGG gCTGTTATTAAGTACAAAGACTTCGAACTGGATTTGAAGGCCAGCCTGAATGTTCCGAATCTGGAAGGGCGCTACAAGCTGGTAGCCCAACTGGAGGCTTTCGATAAGCGCAACTTTAAGCGCCCAGTGTCCATTTGCGTGGAGTACCGGGGCACTGTAGAGCGCATCTAA